Proteins from a genomic interval of Massilia sp. KIM:
- a CDS encoding diguanylate cyclase yields the protein MFAKLDPSLKFFGALMLAIVIGLATLPFVSSRQAEATLDALKDVAAREQTYNEVLSLLKDAETGQRGFLLGDDESFLDPYNDGVAGLPLALNELARLATTDEERAEVARIAELSRARIAVIDQTIALKRAGDSEQAVAIVASRRGKLIMDEVRALLNDHLRTLAQRRAELRSELTASMHYNSALGVGASLACLVVIGAALFIAAHSLRERAEATKQAQLLAEANARHAASSLQRADRVAATAQMLQALDSVKSPAELGQVLPVFLRKLLPDTSGEVYLYRNSRDFLELKSHWGEREEREELVAPGDCWGLRLGKLHQTLEGDGLCCGHVHAGAHERHLCAPMISQGEVIGLLVIRSDGDVAEPLEGDAVVALAEQLGLGINNVMLRDTLRLQSTVDPLTGLYNRRHFDESLKRELVRAQRAGSACAVVMIDLDHFKRINDTYGHDVGDLVLKAAAHRITGRIRGSDLACRYGGEEIVLLLPDCSAEAAAECADTIRRTIGEIALHHHGQDVSGISASFGVAAWPVHAQHTEDLLKAADQALYAAKRGGRNQVMVAQPSGEKLVAVSGRSRAG from the coding sequence ATGTTCGCGAAACTCGATCCTAGCCTCAAATTCTTCGGCGCCTTGATGCTGGCGATCGTGATTGGGCTGGCGACCTTGCCTTTCGTGAGCAGCCGCCAGGCGGAAGCGACGCTGGACGCCCTCAAGGACGTCGCGGCGCGCGAGCAGACCTATAACGAGGTCCTGAGCCTGCTGAAGGATGCGGAAACCGGACAGCGCGGCTTCCTGCTGGGCGACGACGAGAGCTTCCTCGATCCCTACAACGACGGGGTCGCCGGGCTGCCGCTCGCCCTGAACGAGCTTGCCCGGCTGGCGACCACGGACGAGGAGCGGGCAGAGGTTGCCAGGATTGCCGAGCTGAGCCGGGCGAGGATCGCCGTGATCGACCAGACCATCGCCCTCAAGCGCGCCGGCGATAGCGAGCAGGCGGTGGCCATCGTCGCCAGCCGGCGCGGCAAGCTGATCATGGATGAAGTGCGCGCGCTCTTGAACGATCATCTGCGCACGCTGGCCCAGCGCCGCGCCGAGCTGCGCAGCGAACTCACGGCCTCGATGCACTACAACAGCGCCCTCGGCGTCGGCGCCAGCCTGGCCTGCCTGGTCGTCATCGGCGCCGCCCTGTTCATCGCCGCGCATAGCCTGCGCGAGCGCGCCGAGGCGACCAAGCAGGCGCAGTTGCTGGCCGAGGCCAATGCGCGCCACGCCGCCTCCTCCTTACAACGGGCCGACCGGGTCGCCGCGACGGCGCAGATGCTGCAGGCCCTCGACAGCGTGAAGTCCCCGGCAGAACTCGGCCAGGTATTGCCGGTGTTCCTGCGCAAGCTGTTGCCGGACACGTCCGGCGAGGTCTATCTCTACCGTAACTCGCGCGATTTCCTGGAGCTGAAATCGCACTGGGGCGAGCGCGAGGAGCGCGAGGAGCTGGTGGCCCCGGGGGACTGCTGGGGCCTGCGCCTCGGGAAACTGCACCAGACCCTGGAAGGCGATGGCCTGTGCTGCGGCCACGTGCATGCCGGCGCCCACGAGCGTCACCTGTGCGCGCCCATGATCTCCCAGGGCGAAGTGATCGGTTTGCTGGTGATCCGTAGCGATGGCGACGTGGCCGAGCCGCTCGAAGGCGACGCTGTCGTGGCCCTGGCCGAGCAGCTCGGACTCGGCATCAACAACGTGATGCTGCGCGACACCCTGCGCCTGCAATCGACCGTGGATCCGCTGACCGGCCTCTACAACCGCCGCCATTTCGATGAATCCCTCAAGCGCGAGCTGGTGCGCGCCCAGCGCGCCGGCAGCGCCTGCGCGGTGGTGATGATCGACCTCGACCACTTCAAGCGCATCAACGACACCTATGGACATGATGTGGGCGACCTGGTGCTGAAGGCGGCGGCGCACCGGATCACCGGCCGCATCCGCGGCAGCGACCTGGCCTGCCGCTACGGCGGCGAGGAAATCGTGCTGCTGCTGCCCGACTGCAGCGCGGAAGCGGCGGCAGAGTGCGCCGACACCATCCGCCGTACCATCGGCGAGATCGCGCTGCACCACCACGGCCAGGACGTGTCGGGCATCAGCGCCTCCTTCGGGGTCGCCGCCTGGCCGGTCCACGCCCAGCACACCGAGGACCTGCTGAAGGCCGCCGACCAGGCCTTGTACGCGGCCAAGCGGGGCGGGCGCAACCAGGTGATGGTCGCCCAGCCCAGCGGCGAAAAGCTGGTGGCGGTGAGCGGCCGCAGCCGCGCCGGCTAG
- the flgC gene encoding flagellar basal body rod protein FlgC: MSLFNIFNVSGSAMSAQAQRLNTTASNLANADSATSATGEAYRAKAVVFEAVPTASGATGVRVRDVVEDSSPMKQVYDPKHPLADDKGYVTMPNVNVVDEMVNMLSASRSYQTNVETMNAAKTMLLKTLTIGQ; the protein is encoded by the coding sequence ATGTCGCTCTTTAATATCTTCAATGTGTCGGGCTCGGCGATGAGCGCCCAGGCCCAGCGCCTGAACACCACCGCCAGCAACCTCGCCAACGCCGACAGCGCCACCAGCGCCACCGGCGAAGCCTACCGCGCCAAGGCGGTCGTGTTCGAGGCCGTGCCCACCGCTTCCGGCGCCACCGGCGTGCGGGTGCGCGACGTGGTCGAGGATTCCTCGCCGATGAAGCAGGTCTACGACCCCAAGCACCCGCTGGCCGACGACAAGGGCTACGTGACCATGCCGAACGTGAACGTGGTGGACGAAATGGTCAACATGCTGTCGGCCTCGCGCTCCTACCAGACCAACGTCGAAACCATGAACGCGGCCAAGACCATGCTGCTCAAGACCCTCACCATCGGCCAATGA
- a CDS encoding nuclear transport factor 2 family protein, whose product MTHLPAPIAAYVEAANSHDAARVADCFQPDAVVRDEGQTHEGRAAITGWARDTSERYRLSMTPLALEPKGEHQQLRARVAGNFPGSPAELHFDFALRGGRIQSLEIG is encoded by the coding sequence ATGACGCATCTGCCTGCACCGATCGCCGCCTATGTCGAGGCGGCCAATAGCCACGACGCGGCGCGCGTCGCCGACTGCTTCCAGCCCGACGCCGTCGTGCGCGACGAAGGCCAGACCCACGAGGGCCGCGCGGCCATCACCGGCTGGGCCAGGGATACCAGCGAGCGCTATCGGCTCAGCATGACACCGCTGGCGCTGGAGCCGAAGGGAGAGCACCAGCAGCTGCGCGCACGCGTCGCCGGCAACTTTCCCGGCAGCCCGGCCGAGCTGCATTTCGACTTCGCCCTGCGGGGCGGGCGCATCCAGTCGCTGGAGATCGGCTGA
- a CDS encoding flagella synthesis protein FlgN — MTTSPHQTLSSELAHVASLVELMKQEQQLLVALDADGLAELTPKKNALLSELAALSQQRHAALAAAGCEGSEAGMEPWLAVAGTPELRAQWAELLDAAREAKELNRLNGMLINRQLAHNQGVLNALRTPAGSATGGMYGASGQTIGAGPSKRYVVG, encoded by the coding sequence ATGACCACCAGCCCGCACCAGACTCTCTCCTCCGAACTCGCACACGTCGCCTCCCTCGTGGAGCTGATGAAACAGGAACAGCAGTTGCTGGTGGCGCTGGACGCCGATGGGCTGGCGGAACTGACGCCGAAGAAGAACGCGCTGCTGAGCGAACTGGCGGCGCTGTCGCAACAACGCCACGCCGCGCTCGCGGCGGCCGGCTGCGAAGGCTCGGAAGCGGGCATGGAGCCCTGGCTGGCCGTGGCCGGCACTCCCGAACTGCGTGCCCAGTGGGCCGAACTGCTCGACGCGGCGCGCGAAGCCAAGGAACTCAACCGCCTCAACGGCATGCTGATCAACCGCCAGCTGGCCCACAACCAGGGCGTGCTCAACGCACTGCGCACGCCGGCAGGCAGCGCCACGGGGGGCATGTATGGCGCGAGTGGGCAGACCATCGGGGCCGGGCCGTCGAAGCGGTACGTGGTGGGCTGA
- the htpX gene encoding protease HtpX, which yields MKRTLLFIATNLAVMLVLGITASVLGVNKYMTANGLNFGMLLAFAGLMGFGGAFISLWMSKPMAKWTTGARVIEQPSNSTEQWLLNTVAAQAQRAGIPMPEVAVYHGEPNAFATGASKNSSLVAVSTGLLESMTREEVEAVLAHEVAHIANGDMVTLTLIQGVVNTFVIFLARVVAWFVDQALRRDEQENTGPGIAFTITAIVCDILFGILASVIVAWFSRQREYRADAGAARILGTPRPMIAALARLGGIAGGGLPKNMAASGIAGGGMMSLLSSHPSMEDRIAALQRG from the coding sequence ATGAAACGCACACTTCTCTTTATCGCCACCAACCTCGCTGTCATGCTGGTGCTGGGCATCACCGCCAGCGTGCTGGGCGTGAACAAGTACATGACGGCCAATGGCCTGAATTTCGGCATGCTGCTCGCCTTCGCCGGCCTGATGGGCTTCGGCGGCGCCTTCATCTCGCTGTGGATGTCCAAGCCCATGGCCAAGTGGACGACCGGCGCGCGCGTGATCGAACAGCCCTCCAACTCGACCGAGCAGTGGCTGCTGAACACCGTCGCCGCCCAGGCCCAGCGCGCCGGCATCCCGATGCCTGAAGTCGCGGTCTACCACGGCGAGCCGAACGCCTTCGCCACCGGCGCCAGCAAGAACTCCTCGCTGGTCGCGGTCTCGACCGGCCTGCTGGAATCCATGACCCGCGAGGAAGTCGAAGCCGTGCTGGCCCACGAGGTCGCCCACATCGCCAACGGCGACATGGTCACCCTCACCCTGATCCAGGGCGTGGTCAACACCTTCGTGATCTTCCTGGCGCGCGTGGTGGCCTGGTTCGTCGACCAGGCCCTGCGCCGCGACGAACAAGAAAACACCGGTCCCGGAATTGCCTTTACCATTACGGCAATCGTGTGCGACATCCTGTTCGGCATCCTGGCCAGCGTGATCGTGGCCTGGTTCTCGCGCCAGCGCGAATACCGCGCCGACGCCGGCGCCGCCCGCATCCTGGGCACGCCGCGCCCGATGATCGCGGCGCTCGCACGCCTCGGCGGCATCGCCGGCGGCGGCCTGCCGAAAAACATGGCCGCCTCGGGAATCGCTGGAGGCGGTATGATGTCGCTGCTCAGCAGCCATCCGTCCATGGAGGACCGGATCGCTGCCCTGCAACGCGGTTAA
- the flgA gene encoding flagellar basal body P-ring formation chaperone FlgA, with protein MKRTLAALLALALPLACAKAQAQTQAQTTAQRQNLNALRGVAEQYLLTQSAGLPGEVTVKVGAVDGRMSLPACPAPEAFQQPGARPWGKTTVGVRCTAPTAWTIYIQAQVSVVADYVAAAVPLAQGQALEAGQLVMMKGDIAAMPNGILTDMAQAIGRTPTVSLPAGTALRGDTLRSKPVVQQGQAVRLVSRGSNFSVSAEAKAIGNAADGQVVQVRTQSGSVVSGTARTGGLVEVVL; from the coding sequence ATGAAACGCACCCTTGCCGCCCTGCTGGCCCTCGCCCTGCCCCTCGCCTGCGCCAAGGCGCAAGCGCAAACGCAAGCGCAGACCACGGCGCAGCGCCAAAACCTGAACGCCCTGCGCGGCGTCGCCGAGCAATACCTGCTGACCCAGAGCGCCGGCCTGCCCGGCGAGGTCACGGTCAAGGTCGGCGCCGTCGATGGCCGCATGAGCCTGCCCGCCTGCCCGGCGCCGGAAGCCTTCCAGCAACCCGGCGCGCGCCCGTGGGGAAAAACAACGGTCGGCGTGCGTTGCACCGCCCCCACGGCCTGGACCATCTATATCCAGGCCCAGGTGAGCGTGGTGGCCGACTACGTGGCCGCCGCCGTACCCCTGGCCCAGGGCCAGGCGCTCGAGGCCGGCCAGCTGGTGATGATGAAAGGCGACATCGCCGCGATGCCGAACGGCATCCTGACCGACATGGCCCAGGCCATCGGCCGCACCCCGACCGTGTCCCTGCCCGCCGGCACCGCCCTGCGCGGCGACACCCTGCGCAGCAAGCCGGTGGTCCAGCAGGGCCAGGCGGTGCGCCTGGTCTCGCGCGGCAGCAATTTCTCGGTATCGGCCGAAGCCAAGGCGATCGGCAACGCGGCCGACGGCCAGGTGGTGCAGGTGCGGACCCAGTCCGGCAGCGTCGTCAGCGGCACGGCCCGCACCGGGGGCCTGGTCGAGGTCGTTTTGTAA
- a CDS encoding EAL domain-containing protein, giving the protein MRETLAMVDAMAREIGLDGAEIAARKDFLEFSAADVAALRDVHGLLEDERERFSTAFYAHLMRFAGMRALIGGEDVAARLRGAQSAYFRSLTAGEYGEDYVRDRLRVGMVHQRIGLEPKWYIGAYRKYLSELTGMLQARLAGEPRRFAAAIDAVLKVVCFDMGLALDTYAHAAQRSVVQNQNYLEQVIDGMPAGLLVVDAAQRVRSMNRMMAELLDAPEEALAAGYPLGQLIPCADLAARVAEALDSGAPQDNVLVTMDGRADGVRYLEFNIRRTLQAGEELLLLIGQDVTFRRKARLRLQESEEFFRLTFNQAAVGIGLLAADGRLLRVNHKLSQILGYTEVELLQRFFQQLTCEEDLPDELALVERLKAGEIRDYQREKRMLRRDGSQVWVTVSVSAMRDAQGQLRFISVVKDISRRKQAEEALLRMANHDALTGLPNRALMQDRLSQAIAHAHRNGSQVAVMFIDLDRFKHVNDSLGHDAGDQMIVEIARRLSGSLRETDTVARQGGDEFVVVLPELAGEEDAAIVAEKLLENLFQPLHLGTQEVFPTGSIGIAMYPRDGADGATLLKHADSAMYKSKGQGGHHYCFYQAAMGEEAVEHLRLEGALQRALQRKEFLLHYQPVLDIGSGAVSGVEALLRWQPQGRAMVPPADFIPLAEETGLIVPIGEWVLQTAMEQQVAWRRQGLPPVRVSVNLSARQFLGQDVALQVSQLLARTGCDPRYLTLEITESVLMENPAAATETMARLAEMGVQLAIDDFGTGYSSLASLKRFPIHSLKIDRSFVSDLTQDADDAAIVNAVIALAHSMKLNVIAEGVETSEQLAFLSEHGCDQMQGYCFSRPVEPQAIGALLRAARAA; this is encoded by the coding sequence ATGAGAGAGACCCTGGCCATGGTGGACGCGATGGCGCGCGAGATCGGCCTGGACGGCGCGGAGATCGCGGCGCGCAAGGACTTCCTCGAATTCTCGGCCGCCGACGTGGCAGCGCTGCGCGACGTCCACGGCCTGCTCGAGGACGAGCGCGAGCGTTTCTCGACCGCGTTCTACGCCCACCTGATGCGCTTCGCCGGCATGCGCGCCCTGATCGGCGGCGAGGATGTCGCAGCCCGCCTGCGCGGCGCCCAGTCGGCGTATTTCCGCAGCCTGACGGCGGGCGAATACGGCGAGGACTATGTGCGCGACCGCCTGCGCGTGGGCATGGTCCACCAGCGCATCGGGCTGGAGCCGAAGTGGTATATCGGGGCCTACCGCAAATACCTGTCCGAGCTGACCGGCATGCTGCAGGCCAGGCTGGCCGGCGAGCCGCGGCGCTTCGCGGCGGCGATCGACGCGGTGCTCAAGGTGGTCTGCTTCGACATGGGCCTGGCGCTCGACACCTATGCCCACGCGGCCCAGCGCAGCGTGGTCCAGAACCAGAACTACCTGGAGCAGGTCATCGACGGCATGCCGGCCGGCCTGCTGGTAGTCGACGCCGCGCAGCGCGTGCGTTCGATGAACCGCATGATGGCCGAGCTGCTGGACGCGCCCGAGGAAGCGCTGGCGGCCGGGTACCCGCTCGGCCAGCTGATTCCCTGCGCCGACCTGGCGGCGCGCGTGGCCGAGGCGCTGGATTCCGGCGCGCCCCAGGACAACGTGCTGGTGACCATGGACGGTCGCGCCGACGGCGTGCGCTACCTCGAATTCAACATCCGCCGCACCCTCCAGGCGGGCGAGGAGCTGCTGCTCCTGATCGGGCAGGACGTGACCTTCCGCCGCAAGGCGCGGCTGCGCCTGCAGGAGAGCGAAGAGTTCTTCCGCCTGACCTTCAACCAGGCCGCGGTCGGCATCGGCCTGCTGGCCGCCGACGGCCGCCTGCTGCGGGTCAACCACAAGCTGTCGCAGATCCTCGGCTACACCGAGGTCGAGCTGCTGCAGCGCTTTTTCCAGCAACTGACCTGCGAAGAGGACCTGCCCGACGAGCTGGCCCTGGTCGAGCGCCTGAAGGCGGGCGAGATCCGCGACTACCAGCGCGAGAAGCGCATGCTGCGCCGCGACGGTTCGCAGGTGTGGGTGACGGTGAGCGTGTCGGCGATGCGCGACGCCCAGGGCCAGCTGCGCTTCATCTCGGTGGTGAAGGACATCTCGCGCCGCAAGCAGGCCGAGGAAGCCCTGCTGCGCATGGCCAACCACGACGCCCTGACCGGCCTGCCCAACCGCGCCCTGATGCAGGACCGGCTGTCCCAGGCCATCGCCCACGCCCACCGCAACGGCAGCCAGGTGGCGGTGATGTTCATCGACCTGGACCGCTTCAAGCACGTCAACGACAGCCTCGGACACGACGCAGGCGACCAGATGATCGTCGAGATCGCGCGCCGCCTGTCCGGCAGCCTGCGCGAGACCGACACCGTGGCGCGCCAGGGCGGCGACGAATTCGTGGTCGTGCTGCCAGAGCTGGCGGGCGAGGAGGACGCGGCGATCGTGGCCGAAAAGCTGCTCGAGAACCTGTTCCAGCCCCTGCACCTGGGCACCCAGGAAGTGTTCCCGACCGGCTCGATCGGCATCGCGATGTACCCGCGCGACGGCGCCGACGGCGCCACCCTGCTCAAGCACGCCGACAGCGCCATGTACAAGTCGAAGGGGCAGGGCGGGCACCACTACTGCTTCTACCAGGCCGCGATGGGCGAGGAGGCGGTCGAGCACCTGCGCCTGGAAGGCGCCCTGCAGCGCGCCCTGCAGCGCAAGGAATTCCTGCTGCACTACCAGCCGGTGCTGGACATCGGCAGCGGCGCCGTGAGCGGCGTCGAGGCGTTGCTGCGCTGGCAGCCCCAGGGCCGGGCCATGGTGCCGCCGGCGGATTTCATTCCGCTGGCCGAGGAGACCGGCCTGATCGTGCCGATCGGCGAGTGGGTCCTGCAGACCGCGATGGAGCAGCAGGTGGCCTGGCGCCGCCAGGGCCTGCCGCCGGTGCGGGTGAGCGTGAACCTGTCGGCGCGCCAGTTCCTGGGCCAGGACGTGGCCTTGCAGGTGTCCCAGCTACTGGCGCGCACCGGCTGCGACCCGCGCTACCTGACGCTCGAGATCACCGAGAGCGTGCTGATGGAGAATCCGGCCGCCGCCACCGAGACCATGGCGCGCCTGGCCGAGATGGGCGTGCAGCTGGCGATCGACGACTTCGGCACCGGCTACTCCAGCCTGGCCAGCCTGAAGCGCTTCCCGATCCACAGCCTGAAGATCGACCGCTCCTTCGTGAGCGACCTGACCCAGGACGCGGACGACGCGGCCATCGTCAACGCCGTGATCGCGCTGGCCCACTCGATGAAGCTGAACGTGATCGCCGAAGGCGTGGAGACCTCGGAGCAGCTGGCCTTCCTGTCGGAGCATGGCTGCGACCAGATGCAGGGCTACTGCTTCTCGCGCCCGGTCGAACCGCAGGCGATCGGCGCCCTGCTGCGCGCGGCGCGCGCCGCCTGA
- a CDS encoding SDR family oxidoreductase, which translates to MSAAEFAGRRVLVTGGTKGMGEASVRLLAQRGATVVATARNAPAEPVPGVHYVQADMASAEGVAALADAARRAVGGIDMIVNNVGGSRAPAGGALALTDAIWEETLQANLMAAVRIDRAFLPAMVEQGFGAIIHISSIQRVLPLPESTTAYAAAKAALSTYSKALSKEFGPRGIRINSVAPGFIETTAAQALIRRMADGREGSEDEARQALMDSLGGIPIGRPGRPEEVAELVAFLLSPRAAAIHGAEHVIDGGTVPTV; encoded by the coding sequence ATGAGCGCCGCGGAATTCGCAGGCCGCCGGGTGCTGGTCACCGGCGGCACCAAGGGCATGGGCGAAGCCAGCGTACGCCTGCTGGCGCAGCGTGGTGCGACCGTGGTCGCTACCGCGCGCAATGCGCCGGCCGAGCCGGTTCCCGGCGTACATTATGTGCAGGCCGACATGGCGAGCGCCGAGGGCGTGGCTGCGCTGGCCGATGCGGCGCGGCGCGCAGTGGGCGGGATCGACATGATCGTCAACAACGTGGGCGGCTCGCGGGCGCCGGCCGGCGGGGCGCTGGCCCTCACCGACGCGATCTGGGAAGAGACCCTGCAGGCCAACCTGATGGCGGCGGTGCGGATCGACCGCGCTTTCCTGCCCGCCATGGTAGAGCAGGGTTTCGGCGCCATCATCCACATCAGCTCGATCCAGCGCGTGCTGCCCCTGCCTGAATCGACCACCGCCTATGCGGCGGCGAAGGCCGCGCTGTCGACCTACAGCAAGGCGCTGTCCAAGGAGTTCGGTCCGCGCGGCATCCGCATCAATAGCGTGGCGCCGGGCTTCATCGAGACCACGGCGGCCCAGGCCCTGATCCGGCGCATGGCCGATGGACGAGAGGGCAGCGAGGACGAGGCGCGCCAGGCGCTGATGGATTCGCTGGGCGGCATCCCGATCGGCCGCCCGGGCCGGCCGGAGGAAGTCGCCGAGCTGGTCGCCTTCCTGCTGTCGCCGCGTGCGGCGGCCATCCACGGCGCCGAGCATGTAATCGACGGCGGGACCGTGCCGACCGTGTAG
- the flgM gene encoding flagellar biosynthesis anti-sigma factor FlgM, with amino-acid sequence MKINDTLKGNPGLQPTTTPAGNARGADKTTTAAPTPAQTDSVRLSSAGQAMASAVGGSNGVFDTKKVERIKAAIADGQFQVNSEKVADGLLETVRDLLHSRKR; translated from the coding sequence GTGAAAATCAACGATACCCTCAAGGGCAACCCAGGCCTTCAGCCCACGACGACGCCGGCCGGCAACGCCCGCGGCGCCGACAAGACCACGACCGCTGCGCCGACGCCGGCGCAGACCGACAGCGTGCGCCTGTCCTCGGCCGGCCAGGCGATGGCCAGCGCCGTGGGCGGCAGCAATGGCGTGTTCGACACCAAGAAAGTCGAGCGCATCAAGGCGGCCATCGCCGATGGCCAATTCCAAGTCAACTCAGAGAAAGTCGCCGACGGCCTGCTCGAGACCGTGCGCGACTTGCTGCATTCACGCAAGCGATAA
- a CDS encoding AI-2E family transporter: MRYAPLLLPVLFAAVLAFLLQHFLGSLAWAGLLAVITWPLHQRLLRRGWPPVASATALLALLLVSFIGPSILLFNALTNELAGLERLLTNVNLTGVPAPGWLQRLPLFAEPALKWWNDHLAVPGGLRALIQSGLGDFMPELTGAARIWGSTILANALYLFLTLLTLFVLYLHGPTVVHYVDSAGERLLPQHYRRLRSILPLSVRGTALGLGSIAVLEGIVLGIAYAIAGAPAPALLGVITGYLALIPGGAPLSFTMVSLLLLGQGHPGAALGLFTWGAVELFMVDKFIRPKLIGKRVNLPFLAVLFGLLGGVSTMGVIGLFVGPFLMALLFAWLREDAAPAAIEVAPAAEKIERIR, encoded by the coding sequence ATGCGGTACGCTCCACTGTTGTTGCCAGTCCTGTTTGCCGCGGTACTGGCCTTCTTGCTCCAGCATTTCCTGGGCTCGCTCGCATGGGCGGGCCTGCTGGCGGTCATCACCTGGCCGCTGCACCAGCGCCTGCTCCGGCGCGGCTGGCCGCCGGTGGCCAGCGCCACCGCCCTGCTCGCCCTGCTCCTGGTGAGCTTCATCGGGCCCTCGATCCTGCTGTTCAATGCGCTGACCAATGAACTGGCCGGCCTCGAGCGCCTGCTCACCAACGTCAACCTGACCGGCGTGCCGGCGCCCGGCTGGCTGCAGCGCCTGCCGCTGTTCGCCGAACCGGCCCTCAAGTGGTGGAACGACCACCTGGCGGTGCCGGGCGGGCTGCGCGCCCTGATCCAGAGCGGCCTGGGCGACTTCATGCCCGAGCTCACCGGGGCCGCGCGCATCTGGGGCTCGACCATCCTGGCCAATGCTCTCTACCTCTTCCTCACCCTGCTGACCCTGTTCGTGCTCTACCTGCACGGCCCGACCGTGGTGCACTACGTGGACAGCGCCGGCGAGCGCCTGCTGCCCCAGCACTACCGGCGCCTGCGCAGCATCCTGCCGCTGTCGGTGCGCGGCACCGCGCTCGGCCTGGGCTCGATCGCCGTCCTGGAAGGCATCGTGCTCGGCATCGCCTACGCCATCGCCGGCGCCCCCGCGCCCGCCCTGCTGGGCGTGATCACCGGCTACCTGGCCCTGATCCCGGGCGGCGCGCCGCTCTCCTTCACCATGGTGTCCTTGCTGCTGCTGGGCCAGGGCCACCCGGGTGCGGCCCTCGGCCTGTTCACCTGGGGCGCGGTCGAGCTCTTCATGGTCGACAAGTTCATCCGTCCCAAGCTGATCGGCAAGCGCGTCAACCTGCCCTTCCTCGCGGTCCTGTTCGGCCTGCTGGGCGGAGTCTCGACCATGGGCGTGATCGGCCTCTTCGTCGGCCCCTTCCTGATGGCCCTGCTGTTCGCCTGGCTGCGCGAAGACGCCGCCCCGGCCGCGATCGAGGTGGCGCCGGCCGCCGAGAAGATCGAACGCATTCGTTAG
- the flgB gene encoding flagellar basal body rod protein FlgB codes for MIGKIDDYLRFHETALSLRAQRQELLASNIANADTPNYKARDIDFSAALQGALAGQKGGLATTAGAHMARGVATGDTLANGTPVQYRGVVQGSVDGNTVDMDVERNQFADNALRYEAGITLINSQIKGLLAAIQGQ; via the coding sequence ATGATCGGCAAAATCGACGATTACCTGAGATTTCACGAAACGGCTCTGTCCCTGCGCGCCCAGCGCCAGGAACTGCTGGCCTCGAACATCGCCAACGCGGATACCCCGAACTACAAGGCGCGCGACATCGACTTCAGCGCCGCCCTGCAGGGCGCGCTGGCCGGCCAGAAGGGCGGCCTGGCGACCACCGCCGGCGCCCACATGGCGCGCGGCGTGGCCACCGGCGACACCCTGGCGAACGGCACCCCGGTCCAGTACCGCGGCGTGGTCCAGGGCAGCGTCGACGGCAATACCGTGGACATGGACGTCGAACGCAACCAGTTCGCCGACAACGCGCTGCGCTACGAAGCCGGCATCACGCTGATCAACAGCCAGATCAAAGGCCTGCTGGCCGCCATCCAGGGGCAGTAA
- a CDS encoding LysR family transcriptional regulator, with translation MASFDLIRIFLAVAQHHSFTQAANSLDISPTAVSKGIRTLEKQHGVALFRRTTRSVSLTDAGANLLVSLKPAMARIEEAFASLGQYRDRPRGRLRLSMPRALGFLVARELGPRMRAAYPDITLDLALDDGIVDLVADGFDAGIRLGQAIAQDMVAIRLSRELAWSVVAAPDYLARHGTPVAPRDLLRHAAIRYRFHTSGVLPPWRFRDDEGSLELEPETAMVANDTRMIAGLALQGLGIAYLPDVEIGDELRQGKLVRILERFVPRSSGLYLYFPARTQEQATMRALIEQARMIAQEGVLDS, from the coding sequence ATGGCTTCTTTCGACCTCATCCGAATCTTCCTTGCCGTGGCCCAGCATCACAGCTTCACCCAGGCCGCCAACTCCCTCGATATCAGCCCGACCGCGGTCAGCAAAGGTATCCGCACGCTCGAAAAGCAGCACGGCGTGGCCCTGTTCCGGCGCACCACGCGCAGCGTTTCCCTGACCGATGCAGGGGCCAACCTGCTGGTCAGTCTCAAGCCGGCGATGGCCAGGATCGAGGAAGCCTTCGCCAGCCTCGGCCAGTACCGCGACCGGCCGCGCGGACGGCTGCGCCTTTCCATGCCGCGCGCGCTCGGTTTCCTCGTGGCCCGCGAACTGGGTCCACGCATGCGCGCCGCCTATCCCGACATCACGCTCGACCTGGCGCTGGACGATGGCATCGTCGACCTGGTGGCAGACGGATTCGATGCCGGCATCCGGCTCGGCCAGGCGATCGCCCAGGACATGGTGGCGATCCGCCTCAGCCGCGAGCTGGCCTGGTCGGTGGTGGCGGCGCCGGACTACCTGGCGCGCCATGGCACGCCCGTTGCGCCGCGCGACTTGCTGCGCCATGCGGCGATCCGCTATCGCTTCCATACCTCGGGCGTCCTGCCGCCCTGGCGCTTCCGCGACGACGAGGGCAGCCTCGAGCTCGAACCCGAGACCGCGATGGTGGCCAACGATACCCGCATGATCGCGGGCCTGGCGCTGCAGGGCCTGGGGATCGCCTACCTGCCCGACGTGGAGATCGGGGACGAGCTGCGCCAGGGAAAACTGGTGCGGATCCTGGAACGCTTCGTGCCGCGCAGCTCCGGGCTCTACCTCTACTTCCCGGCGCGCACCCAGGAACAGGCGACCATGCGGGCCCTGATCGAGCAGGCCCGCATGATCGCCCAGGAGGGCGTGCTGGACAGCTAG